The Urbifossiella limnaea nucleotide sequence ATGCCGACCGGCACGATCGGGCACGTCACCCGCCTGATGAGCAGCGACACGCCGGCCTTGAGCGGCTGCACGACCCCGGTGTAGGTGCGCTCGCCCTCCGGGAACATCAGCACGGCCCGCCCGGCGGTGAGGGAGTCGAGGACGTTCTGGATGCCGTCCTTGCCCATGTTGCGGTCGATGGGCACGGCCCCGAGGCTGTGGATGAGCCGGCCGAACCCCGGCCGGTGGAACAGCGACTTCCGCGCCAGGAACGACAGGTAGCGGCGGCTGGCGAGGCCGACGAGCACCGGGTCGAACATCGACTGGTGGTTGGCGACGACCAGCACGGGGCCGCGCCGCGGCATGTTCGCCCAGCCGGTGTGGCGGAGGCTGAACCCGAACGTGAAGAACGAGAACGCGGACCAGTAGACGGTGTCGTACCAGACCCGGCCGGTCAGGTGCGGGCGGGCGAGCATCGGCGCACCACCTCCTCCAGCCGGGCCAGCACGTCGTCGGGGGAAAGGCCGGTGGTGTCGATCACGAC carries:
- a CDS encoding lysophospholipid acyltransferase family protein, producing MLARPHLTGRVWYDTVYWSAFSFFTFGFSLRHTGWANMPRRGPVLVVANHQSMFDPVLVGLASRRYLSFLARKSLFHRPGFGRLIHSLGAVPIDRNMGKDGIQNVLDSLTAGRAVLMFPEGERTYTGVVQPLKAGVSLLIRRVTCPIVPVGIAGAFEAWNRFHRWPRFAPLLSEPQPGAIALSVGEPIDPTRYAGKPREWVVDDLHRVLVAQHAAAERLRRK